The segment GAACCGCTAACTTGATGAAAACGAACGACGCTCCCCAAATGAGCGCAAGCCCTATGAGCATCGCCAGGTGTTTCGGTCGCATGGCACCTCACCGAGCCCTATGGCTCGTGCTTACATCTATGATCGTTTTGCGTACGATCCTTTGTCGTGCCAGTAGTGTACCGTGTTCTTCGTCAACATAACATCGGTCTTTTGACTGTTTTTGACCAGGTATTAAGGGAGGGTTAAAATCTGACCTATTTCATGGGAGATCAGGGAGTTCAAAGCTTCGAGTTCAACGTTTTGAGCTCTCCCCTGCTCCGTTGTTCTCGTGTGCTTTTGTCCGCTTGTTCTCTTGTTCGTTCGCCCCTCGGCCCGTCGAGCACGCCGCAGAGTCGCAGGCCCCACTGCACGGCAGGACCGATGCCGAAGGCAAACATGATTGTACCAAGCCCGATCGTCCCGCCCATCAGCCAGCCGCAGGCCAGCACGACGATCTCGATCAGCGTTCGCACCCGCCGCACCGGCCAGCCGGTACGATTGCTCAGCCCCACCATCAGGCCATCGCGCGGCCCTTTGCCCAATCCCGCGCCGATATACACGCCGGTTGTCAGGCCGCAGAGCAGAATCCCGACTACGTGATAGCCCAGCGCCCAGCTCCAGCTCGGTGCCGCCGGAACCAGCGGTTGCAGCAGATCGAGGAAGATGCTGATCCCAACCATGTTTGCCAGCGTCCCGATCCCTGGCCTGATCGCGATCCACCACGAGGCCGCCACGATCAACAGGCCACACACGATATTTGCCATGCCGATGCTCATGCCAGTCAGGCCGCTCAGCCCGACATGGAACGAGTCCCACGGCCCCAGCCCCAGCCTGCTGGCGATCATCAGCCGCACCGCCAGCGCATAGCCAAACAATCCGATCCCCAGTTGCGCCCACGCGCCGAGCCAGCGCCCATACGTTCGCGTCATTACGTCATCCTCGGTATACCATTGAGCGCCCGCTCATTATTCGCATAGCTATTGCATGGTCAGCTCGACCACAGGGTATTGCGCAGGGAAGATCCGCCTGAGATTTAGACGAAATTTACACGAATACCCTTTCCCCGGTTACAAACAAAGAACAGGAGGTGTTTTGCTCTTTGTTCCGTTGTTCCTTGTTCTTTACTGATACAACCTCTGAAGCACACGCAGGTCGAGGTTGCCGCCGCAGAGCAGCGACACCACCTTACGTCCTCGCACATCGACGCTGCCTGAGAGCGCGGCGGCGGTCGAGAGCGCGCCGGTCGGCTCGACCACCTGCTTGGTGCGCGTCATGATCAGCGCGAGCGCCTGCATGATCTCGTCTTCGGTCGCCGTCACAATCCCGTCGACCAGCGCGCGCATGATCGCGAAGGGCAGCCTGCCGACCGCCGTGGTCGCCACGCCATCGGCGATCGTCGTCGGCTGCGCGATACGCACGATCTGGCCCGCCGCCAGCGACTGGCGCGCATCATCGGCTATCGCAGGCTCGACGCCGATCACCTGGGCATGGGGCAGCAGCCCTTTAATCGCCGTCGCGATCCCGGAGATCAGACCGCCGCCGCCGATCGGGATCAGCGCCAGATCCAGCTCCGGCCACGCCTCGGCCAGCTCCAGCCCGATCGTGCCCTGGCCCGCGATAATCTGCGGATCGTCGAAGGGCGGCACCAGCACAGCGCCGCGCTCCTGGGCCAGTTCCCGCGCAATCGCCTCACGATCTTCGCGCTGGCGATCGTAGAGCACAATCTCAGCGCCGTAGCCGCGTGTCGCCTCAAGCTTGACCTGCGGCGCGTCGCTCGGCATGACGATCGTCGCCTGCGTGCCGGTCAGCCGCGCCGCCAGCGCCACGCCCTGCGCGTGATTGCCCGACGAAAACGCGACCACGCCGCACCGTCGCTCGGCCTCCGTCAGCCAGAGCAGCTTATTGAGCGCGCCGCGCAGCTTGAACGAGCCGCTGCGCTGCATGTGCTCGGCCTTGAGCCGAAAATCGCTGCCGGTCAGCGCGCTCAGCGTGGCCGATCGCAGCAGCGGCGTGTGATGAATGTATGGCGCGATCCGCTCCACCGCCGCCCGCACATCGTCGAGCGTCACCGGCAGTGTTTGTTCAGGTATCTGTTGCATTGTTCTACCCACAAATCGCGAATGCTCGAACCGGAAACGACGTGCCGCCCTCGATCGCCGGAGGCACCGCGAAGAAGCGGAAGCCGCCCGGCGGCAGCTCATCCAGCCCACGCAGATGCTCGACGATCGGAATGCCTGCGGCCAGCAAGATCGTGTGCGCCGGACGCGCGGGATCGCGCATGTCGTCGATATTGGC is part of the Herpetosiphonaceae bacterium genome and harbors:
- a CDS encoding threonine/serine dehydratase, producing the protein MQQIPEQTLPVTLDDVRAAVERIAPYIHHTPLLRSATLSALTGSDFRLKAEHMQRSGSFKLRGALNKLLWLTEAERRCGVVAFSSGNHAQGVALAARLTGTQATIVMPSDAPQVKLEATRGYGAEIVLYDRQREDREAIARELAQERGAVLVPPFDDPQIIAGQGTIGLELAEAWPELDLALIPIGGGGLISGIATAIKGLLPHAQVIGVEPAIADDARQSLAAGQIVRIAQPTTIADGVATTAVGRLPFAIMRALVDGIVTATEDEIMQALALIMTRTKQVVEPTGALSTAAALSGSVDVRGRKVVSLLCGGNLDLRVLQRLYQ